From a single Clostridia bacterium genomic region:
- a CDS encoding glycosyltransferase produces MAIIKEFPIHEGLRDLSPYIPIVGEQKVEELIRLAEDLRGVRLQQINSARKGGGVAEMLQSVIPLERSLGLDVSWEVVTGPQQFFLYTKTLHNFLQGKDGLPDILGAKFYWDTNAANYHLVDEDAEVVLIHDPQPAGLIEFAPPEVRARQKWLWRCHIQLSQDHHKYMTDFLRPLIEKYDTVICSSSRFLPPWAAEFTVILPYIDPLSDKNRELAEDEIQSVLDTYGIEDPKSKPLITLISRFDPFKGHTYAIDAFLKVHDKMPCQLLLAGGTASDDPENERIFAELQGKTEGMPDIHLLNLPPDSHKEINAFQRASAVILQPSLKEGFGLTVSEGMWKEKPVIGGDTGGIPAQITDGYNGFLVPPGKKGVELMAERIAYILTHPKIAQEMGKRAKETVRERYLITRGIWDELSTIKQLLRPVS; encoded by the coding sequence ATGGCCATTATTAAAGAATTCCCAATTCATGAGGGGTTGCGCGACCTATCCCCCTACATCCCGATAGTGGGCGAGCAAAAAGTTGAGGAACTCATTCGCCTAGCCGAGGACCTCCGGGGAGTGCGCCTCCAGCAAATCAATTCCGCCCGCAAGGGAGGCGGGGTGGCAGAGATGCTGCAGTCGGTCATCCCTCTAGAAAGAAGCCTGGGGCTGGACGTCAGTTGGGAAGTAGTTACTGGTCCGCAGCAATTCTTCCTCTACACCAAGACCCTGCATAATTTCCTACAAGGAAAAGATGGCCTCCCCGACATCCTAGGGGCCAAGTTCTACTGGGATACCAATGCGGCCAACTACCACCTGGTGGATGAAGATGCTGAAGTGGTGCTCATCCATGATCCCCAGCCGGCGGGCTTGATCGAGTTTGCCCCTCCCGAAGTACGAGCCCGGCAAAAATGGCTCTGGCGCTGCCACATCCAGCTAAGCCAAGACCATCACAAGTATATGACCGACTTCCTCCGCCCCCTGATTGAGAAATACGACACCGTGATTTGTTCCTCCAGCCGCTTTCTGCCCCCTTGGGCAGCCGAGTTTACGGTGATACTTCCTTATATAGATCCGCTTTCCGACAAGAACCGCGAGCTTGCCGAAGATGAGATTCAATCGGTTCTTGATACTTACGGGATCGAAGACCCAAAATCCAAACCCCTGATCACCCTGATTTCCCGATTCGATCCCTTTAAGGGCCATACCTACGCCATCGATGCCTTTCTGAAAGTACATGACAAGATGCCCTGCCAGCTCCTCTTGGCCGGCGGCACTGCCAGCGACGATCCGGAAAACGAAAGGATTTTTGCTGAATTGCAGGGGAAGACCGAGGGTATGCCCGATATCCACCTGCTCAACCTGCCGCCTGACAGCCATAAGGAGATCAACGCCTTCCAGCGGGCATCAGCGGTAATCTTGCAGCCATCGCTAAAAGAAGGGTTTGGCCTCACCGTAAGCGAAGGGATGTGGAAAGAGAAGCCGGTCATCGGCGGAGACACCGGCGGCATCCCTGCCCAAATCACCGATGGTTATAATGGCTTTTTGGTCCCGCCCGGCAAAAAGGGCGTCGAGCTCATGGCGGAACGCATCGCCTATATCCTCACCCATCCCAAGATCGCCCAAGAAATGGGCAAGCGGGCTAAGGAGACGGTGCGGGAGCGCTATCTGATTACCCGGGGCATCT